The nucleotide sequence AGACGCTGCCCGTCCTCAGTGACCCGGCCTACCCCAGCCCAGAGAACTTCCACGGCTTCGCCCCCCGCTATTCCCAGACCATCCCCAAGAGCGCCATGGGGAGCGTGGGCAGCGGAGTGGCCAACGACCAGGAGTTCGCCATGAAGAGCGTGGGCACCCGGACGCAGAGCAGTGGCCGGCAGACGGAGGGGCCCCGCAACGGCTACTCCACGCGGGAGATCTCCAACCGCTACTCCGGCGAGGAGAAGACCTACAAGTCGGAGAAAGTCTCCAACTCTCTCTACATCAACGGCGACCTGCGCAAGAGCGAGAAGGTGAAGATGGACATCTGCGGCAACGTGACCACCAACAACGAGAAGAACCTGCCGCCACCTCCCCAGTACCGAGAGCCCAGTAACCCACCAAAGATTTTGCCAATCTCCGGCAAACTAGACCAGGTGAGaacctcctggagcagctgggtggcCGTGGCACATCTCTGGAAGCACAGACCAGGAGGCCTTGGGCAACGGTGCAATCCTGATGTTCTCGTTCTTACTTTGTACGTTTTTATGTAGAGATGATATCATTCTTATGACTTTTCAGGGGGTTGTTAGTTCTGGCCCAAGAGCATGACCACAAGTCTTCCACATACAGCTCATTTAAGCCTGTATTTAAGTCACTAGCCATTCCAACTTCCCTGAGATGTTGTGCCTACCTCCCTGAAGGAtggggagggagctggagtCAGCTCCAGTTTCAGTAGGTCCAGCATTTGAGTCCCCTCTTAGTTTTGTGCCTTTTATAGGCAGTTTCCAACCACACACTGCCACCTAAAGCTGTTGCTTGAAAGAAGCCATGAGCATCTGTTCAGAATCCCAGTGCCCCTTGTGAGGGACATGGCTTGGGAACTACCCCTGTAAACattctctcccagcccagcccagtccTCATGGCTCATATTGGCTTCAGGGAGAAAGATCTCCCAGgcctggaggagcagagccgCAGAGCCAGTGGTGTTTTGTGtagcctgctgctctgctccagtgaCTTACATAATTTGTGTCCAGCattatttctgcagcatttggTGGCCTTTTCTCCTGGGCTGTTAATCCAACAGCCCCTGCAGTCCATCTCAGTCTCACACTTGGTCTCCAACTTCCAACATGTTCACTGGGGCTTGTTCTGTTTCTCCTAAAAGGCATTTTCAAAACACCTTTGCTTCCTCCCATTTAATTTTCACCTAAAATCCAACCTGCAGTAGGGCAGACTCAATcccattttaaggaaaattttgtttctcatgGTGCATTGATGGGGAGAGGAATGTGCAAGGCTTTAAAATCCTTTCTAAATCCCTTGTGGCTGTGGTCCActgtcccccagcactgcttaggcccacagaaaacacaaatttcaAATGAAGAGCAGCTCTAGCATGTTCCTTGCctggtgtcactgctggggTCACAGCTCCTACCTGCTCCTGTCTGAGAATAAGCAGGACACGAGGTCCCCACAGGCACAggtcactgctggcagcagggagatgTGATGCTCCTGAGGCAAAAGGGCTGCTAATCCAAGGCTTCGATTCAGCTTTCAGCAAAAGGGCAATGCAACCTCAAGGCTAGAAATATAATCAGCCAAAATTAGAGTTATTTTGGTCAGGTCTGGTAAGCAAGGGGCAGCCCTCCTTGTAAAGAGCACTGAGAGAACCCAAGGAGTATTCTGGGCAAAAATCACGCAGGTTTGGGATACGTTAAAATGATTTCCTTTCAGCTGGGGCAAGGGAAGGCAAAGTGTTGCCCTACGAGTGACCACAGGTCCCTCATGTGCAACCCCAAATGGTCCAGGGTGTACCAAGGTGGGATAAGGAGCCAGCCCAAGCTGCATCAGCCCCACCCTGTGCCGACGTGTCTCTTTTGTGTGTTACCGAGCCTCCTGCTGTGTTTGATGCGTggtcctttttcctttttgcagagCAATGAGCCCTTAGTTAGACCCTCAGCCTTTAAACCAGTAGTTCCTAAAAACTTCCATTCCATGCAGAACCTCTGCCCGCCGCAGAGCAACGGGAtggcagagaacagaaagagcTTGAACCATGCCAACAGCAATAGCCCGTCCGCACCCAAGGGTGGACTCGACAAGAGCAGCCTTAACAGGACTACAAACCAAGGGGGGGGGCTCTCGGATTCGGGCCGTAACTCGCTAACGAGCCTGCCCACCTACGGGACGGGCTACAGCCAGCACGTGGGCCCCATGAGCGCCTCCACGAGCCACATCAACCGCATCGGGACCACCTACGTGGAGAAGAACATCGTGGGATACAACGGGATATCTACCTCAGACAGCGGGCGGTCCTCGAGCAAGAGCACCTCGTCCTTCAACAGACTGAACCATCTCAACGAAACGATGCCTTTCCACTCGCCCTCGACCGACGACATCATCCAGGACCTGGAGGACCGGCtgtgggagaaggagcaggaggtgctccagatGCGGCGGAACTTGGACAAGAGCGAGGCGGCCATCTTCCAGGTGTTCGAGGAGAAGCAGAAGATCTGGGAGAGGGAGATGGAGGACCTGAGGCAGAACTATGCCAACAAGTTGCAGCAGGTCTCCAAAAAGGCGCAGCGGGCTCagcaggctctgcagctccaaatCTTCAAGctccagcaggagaaaaaaaaactccaGGACGACATGGGACAACTCCTCCAGCAAcgagaggagctggagaagaaatTTGTGGCTTTCAAGAAGGAGCAGGCTGAGTTTCTCCCGAAGATTGAAGAGACCAAGTGGGAGGTAAGAGCGTTGTTGTAACAGACCCTGAGTGAGGTTTCCATCGCGGAGTCTGGTGACCCAAAGTGCCTCCCACGTGCCCTAAGTGGAGCCCACAGGTAACAGCCATGGGTTGGTGGCCTCCAGGTAACACTTGTCACCTCACTTGTCTGAGTTCCAGGCCTGTTGATTTCAATTAAGCTAAAATAAGCACAACCTTTCGTGCACACCCCCCTGTATTGGTTAATAATTTGACTTCACAGTCACTCCAAGTCGTGACATTCAAATCCAGTTTCAGGGAACACAGGTCTTTCCACACAGGTACTTGTGCGTGCCAAAAATGGGCTTAAgtctattttaattaaattcttttactATTTGCATTTGGGCAAACCTTGAAACCGCTTTTCagatatttgatttttttttaattgaagataTAAAAGCGACTGAGATAAAAATGATATCGACAGCCATGTCTACCTTATGCTTTCCATTGTAACACACTGTTTTCAGTTGTTAATAAGTTTATCTCTCTTAGAAAGGCAAATTCCTCTTTCTAGTTCTCCTGTTGAGTCCTACATAACTTTTTCCTACTGTTTCTATTTTTAGAACATTTTATCAAGGTCTGTTTGTATAGCCAGTGCTaacatacctttttttttcaacttgaTCATGTGAAGAATTTTAATCCTTCCATGCACAGGCTAGAAACTTTAAATTTATTAAGAGTGCAGAGGCAAAACATAGCTGTAGAATCAAGAAGACCGTATTCTGTTAATCCTGATGGAAAGTAAATGAAGCTGGGATTAATTAGGCTCTGAAATGTGCCATTTGCAGATGTTCAGCAGAGATTATTACAGGCTCGTTGTACAACATGTGCAGGATAAATCCCAGAACGGGCAGACTGCATTGTCCCTCCTTTGACCAGCAGTTCTGCCCAGGTCTTttaagggaccttaaagcccatccagttccacgtccctgccatgggcagggacaccttccactagatcaggttgctccaagtcccatccaatGTGgctttgagcacttccagggttCTTTAGGAGTCTTTGGGAAGGAAGGCATCATAGGATGAGTAAGTAAAGTCTACTTACCTGCCTCCTGTCCAATGCTCCCAGGTCTTGGGGAGAAGCTGGGTGGTCTCTGGGTCTGAGATGTTTCTGTCTCAGACTTGCTCAAGGTCCAGATGCCATTGAGGTAAACTTTGTGGGAAAATTCCAGCTGAGAAGGTTTGGGATTGAGCACCATGGGTTTGTGGGTGGGGGAGTAAGAtgaaggcaggagggaagcaTCGCTGGTGGGGACCGCAGCACTGGGCTTGGCTGTttgggcagctccagctggaaaCAGCATCAGGTCCCTGAGAGccaggaaaaaacacagaggTCAGTGGCATGGTCTGGGTCCTGGTGAAGGCTGGGTCCATGAGCAGGGTTGTTTCACGGGCAGTGCAGGGGACAAGCAGCTCCTCACTGCCATCTACCAGCCTCACGGGTGCTCTCCCCACAGGTTTGCCAGAAGGCAGGTGAGatctccctgctcaagcagcagctgaaggactCCCAAGCTGACGTCTCCCAGAAGCTCAACGAGATTGTGGGACTGCGGTCGCAGCTCAAGGAAGGTAAGAACTTCCTACGGGAGAAAGAGGAGCAGATCCTCACCCTGAAGGACTCCTACAGCTCCAAGAGCGTCAACCTGGAGATCTGCGAGAGCGAGCTGCAGCGGAAGATGAGCGAGGTCCAGGTgctgagggaaaagctgaaCCACTGTGAGCTGGAGGTCTCCGGCCTGAAGCGGACACTTGCCAGCATGGGACCTGCGGGGCCTTTTGGCGGGGACCTCGGGGAGAAGCTGCGGGACCCGCTGGCCTGCGAGAGCGACGAGGCCAAGATGCAGCGGCAGAGCGAGGACAGCGTGAACACCCTGCGCAGGGAGGTGGAGCGGCTCCAGACGGAGCTGAAGCTGGagcggcagcagcgggagcagcAGGTGATGGACTTCGAGGAGGAGCGGCGCACgtggcaggaggagaaggagaaagtcATCAAGtaccagaagcagctgcagctgaactACGTGGAGATGTACCAGAAGAACCAGCTCCTGGAGCACAAGGTCAACGAGATGAACACAAAGACCACCAGCCCCCCGCACACCGAGGAGAAGAAGACATGGACTCCCTCCAGACTCGAGCGAATAGAGTCCACCGAGATCTGAGGAGGGACCGAGGCGACACAACGgaattttttattgctgtgcaTGTACTACCTACTCAAGCCAGTGATCTTCCGAAGGATAATGCGCTCCCGCTGGAGCGGTGTGAGCGTGCTCCCACCAGGCTCCATCACCCTTACTCTCCACTTCTGTGCTCTGTAGGTAAAATAACTGTGGATGTGTGTTGGTTTTCTATCGATAATGCGACATCTCGTCTGGGCTTTTTCCTAGTACAGCTGGTGAGGGTCAATTGGCTCTTTTGTAATCTGCCCTGACTGTTACTTCACTAGAGGCTGCCACCCCCTCTCCTACAATTCACCCTTCTTCGGTTGGTTGTTTTGGAGGGTTGCATTCAGTTTCTTTGGTTTTCCACACATTTACGTGCAGCGAAACAGTTCAAAGTGgcaggtttgttgttttttgggggtttattttttccaggaCGTTTTTAGCCACATTGGCTAATGGAGCAAAGCTCTCGGGATCATGAGCAAACTCAAGTGTTCTGCATCAAGTATCCTGTCTAGACGGTGGTCTTAGTGAAGTCAGTGTGAGCTTGgccactgatttcagtgaaacCAGACATATCTCTACCAGACGACTCCCTCTTGCCCTGGTTGCAAGAGGTTAGGACATCCTTGAGGAGCAGGATGAGCCTGTCCTGGTAACAGAAGCCAACAAGGAATGATGTCCCAGCAGGAGCCTCTCTGGAGGCTCAGCAGAGCTTAACATATGCTGCGTTTTACACTTCCTTGTGGTTTCCTCCTGCAGTTCCACTCCTCTGCCGGGTTGTGACCAACCCCAGGAGCAGAAATACCCTCCCACCTCTGCCTTGGTCCCCTTACTCTTACTCTACACCCAAGCTGgctgcagcaagaaaaaagcTTGGAAATCCAAGCTAGTTTCCCTTCCCAAGAGCCCTCTTACTTCCCAAAGTCAATGTAACCGAGGTTTGGGGAAGCCTCCAAACCCATGGGATGTTTATGCAAACTGAAGCTTTAGCAATCTGCCCCAAAAGTGGGCAATTGTGCCACCCTGTCCCCAAATGAGTGACACCTTGGTGCACTCTCTTGGTCCAGGGTCTGCTTATAAACAGCACTAGAGCCTCACTCAGGAGTTGCAGCGGAGGCACAGCAGCATCACGGCTGGATTGCAACGGTCAGCCTTCAGTAGAGCCATTCCAAACAGCGCCCACAGCCATCCCACGGGGCATCCCacactccagggatggagatAACGCAGGCCTAGCTCAAGAAAATACTCAGCTACTAACCCTGAGCATGAAAGAAGTCATAAGAGGGGGAAACGCTTAAGATCACGCAAGTGCTTACGCCCTGGTAGAACCATAAACCAAATCCTACGTGCACAGTCACCGAGGCAGCAAAACCCGGCATTCCGCTTGAAAACATGGGCAGAGTGAGCTTGGTCCTTCCCGTCATGGATAATTTTCTACCACGAGTCacaataaagagaagaaaaatgtcgCAAAGTGGAGTTTGCACTGACTGGGCGGTGGCCAAAGGATCAATAGGAGTGGGGATTTTGGCCCTTTGCCCGGGGGAGCAGCTAGAAGAGAAAAGTTGGAATTAGCACAGGGACATCTTGACATGTCCATGAGGTGACTCCAGGGAGAGTTTGGCCAGATCACATTTCATGTGCATACCAAGGAAGAACCTCGAGGCATTGAGGGGCTGAAGACCTTCCAAACAAAAGCCTGCACATTTTCCATGTTCTGTCTCCCCAAAGCTCCCCTGTTCATGACCGGGTCTGACCTTCAATTTGAGAATAAATATTGTTGTGGTGAGCTCCAGACTGAGCAAAGAGTGGAGACTGCAGTTAGTCCCACCAGCCCACGTCATCAGGCAGAGCTACTGGCCAGGAGCTGGTGGTGGCTGCCAGAGATCCCTGGAGCCATTGAAAATGGAGATGTGCAACAAGACCAGGGCATTTCAAGATCCCGGCTGATGGTTCCTGTCTTTTCCCACCACTTCTGCCCATGTCTTTCAACCCGGAGGAAGACATAACTCATGGAAAACACAGGGGCAGCTCAGGCTAAGCCCGTCTCCCAGAACCAGCCATAAAAGGGGGATTAGGTCTGATTCATGATGGGGATGGGGAACAGCCCCACTGTGAATCCTGAAGATGCTCCAGCACTCTTGGACATCAGCCTGTGCACCTCACCGAGGAAGGAGTGCAGCTGCCTGCCAGTGCCACCCAGCAGCAGACTTTGCCATGCCCAGGGAGACATCTACATGGCCCTGGCCAGGAAAATCCCAGAGCTTCCTCCATGTCATAATCCAGGCCTTTGAGACAGAGTCAAACATCCCACACTGTCAGGGTTGGAGATCTCTAATCCACCATCTCAGCTTTCTTTTCACATCAGAGAAGCCCACGTTGTCCTTCTATCCACAGCAGGTGTGTGGTGtctgtgcctgtgaagatttcTCACCTCGGAGGAGGAAAGGCCCACTCCCTCCACCTTCTTCACTGCATCACATCAATCCAGAGTTTCAATCCATATGTCAGAGACCTCGACTGTGGACATTCCCTGGATGACAGAGCCTTGCAGACACCCATTAAgacactctgctgctgctgctgctgctgctggttttccCTCTCTTGGGATTCTCCCAGGATCCTCCAAGCACCTGGCCGTCCTGCCGAAACCACCCCAGCTGTGCTACGGtgacagaaaatacagatggTTTTGGGAGCCAAAGTGCCACAAAGGATTCCTGTGCTTCAGGATTCCTCCCCACAACTGGGTGTGCTGCTCCCCATCAAGTTGtctcccctgtgccagcccttTGCTCAGCAAAGACGGCGCAAAATGATGGTGGGACACCTGGATTCCTGTTGTTTGTGCCCAGGTGGGAGCTCACCTGGCTCCTTCCAGATCTTAACACTTTCACAAGTTGATGAAATCTCCCATCAAAAGCTTCGTTGAGGCTCTGGGGTCTTAGCCCTGGATTAGGACAACCAAGGGGTGCCAGGCTGGCGTTTGGGTGACATATCCTGGGAATGGTCAAGGAGGCTGACAGCGTGTCTCTTggaggcacaggcagggctgatGAATTGTTTCTGTCCCATGGAACTCCACCCAGAGTTTGGGCTTGACCAtcccccagctctctcctccACCTTGGAGCTAGTGGAATTCAGCGTGATGTCCTGGCTCATATGTCATTCTACAAGTCCTGCCCCCAAAATCCTCTCTAACTTGCCATTGGCCACCACCACAAGCTATGGCCACGAGGATGTCAGCTCAGTTGCCCACGCATGGGGTCCACAGTCATTAGAGATGCTCTGGGATGCCTGACACTTGCAGCTGGGCAATATGAGCCAAGATTTTTGAGAGAGCCAGGCCAGTGGTGGGAAGTCCTGGAGCACCTCTGGTGTCACAGGATCCCATGTACAGAGCTCAGTCATGCTCCAAGCACATCCACACAATAAACAGAGGAGAGGACACTGatcagctccagcagcttccaTCCATGAGGATGTGGGCTAAGCAAGCTGTCCTGCTTCCAGGGAAGGTCTTACTCTGTTGTGAGCGGGGCTGCTTTGCTCCACCACCATTCCAAGGCTGGCTGCTGCCGCTGTCCCAGCAACCCAGCTGGGCTAATTCCAGCACTCCCCTCTCACCCCCAGGGTGAACACCACAACCAGGGCATGTTGTTGTGCCTCACAGAGTTCCACTCAGCTCCTGCCAGTCTGGTGGCAGCCGGTGACCCCAATCCTGCCGTCACTGGTGGTGGTCACTCGCCTCCAGGTTTCCACGCTCCAGAGAGGAATGGAATTGTTGCTCTTATGCTGTTGTACAGAGAGAAGTGTACTTGGATGTAAATAAGAGCCCAGCTCTGTATGTTGATGATTAAACGGAGACAAGAAGGCTCTGTGGCTTCTCTGTTGGCGAGTGGGGCCGAGTGCTGAGTGCTGCACACGGAGTGCTCAGCACCCCGAcctgtgcctggctgcagtGGGAATCAGGGCTTCAACACCTCCCAGGAAAGCAATCCACCTGGGATTAGCTCAGCCTGGTGTCACTCTGTCCTGCTTTGATGCTTGCTGTCTCCCTGAGCCAGGTTTGCAATTGCCCCCTGGTTAAGGCTGAagtcccctctgcccctctggTATCACACCCAGACTCCATGCAGACAGTGGCTCCCAGAGGTGTCCCCGCTGAGCTCTGCCCATGGAAAGGACCATCCTGCTCCCCTTCTGCCCCTTGCAGTGGCACTTTATAGCTCGCTCAAGGCAGCGAGCTCACGAGCAACATGACCAAAGATCTCCGGAGAACACTGGGCTGCATGCTTGGAGCTGCGTCCTGGCTTTCCTGGGGAGAGATGAGGCTGGTGTGGGCTGGAAAAGGTGAATGAAAGCTGGCAGGGGGCATGATTTCCCCGTGTCCCACCTGGGAATGTTTGCAGGTCCATAAGGGCCTTTCCTGTGCGAGATAGGACAGGATAGAAAGGAGTTCCTGGGTGAGGTGATCATTCCCAGTTGGTTACACTAATATCCTCCACAGCCATACCAATTAGCTCTACACATTTCCCCTGGAGAATGTGGACCAGGGGCTGTCCCTAGGAGCTGGGATGGATGccattccctttcttcttcaggAGAAGAGAGGATGCATGCCAAGCCATGCATCCTCTTGTCTTCAGGCAACTTCATGCCTCTCATCTTCAGAGCAGTAGGTCTCCTCTAGTTTAGCAGCAGACATCACTACAGGGTCCAGTCAATTGTTCTGGCTCAGTGGGAATTGCCCAGGAAAATGAGCGTCCTGAGAGCTGGTGGTCCTGCTGGCTGCCCCCGTGGTGTCCTCTCCCCAGCTCACCCCAGGGCATCCTCAGCACCCTCCTTATCAAGGAAACAAATTGCAAGGTGAAGGCAGAGTGTTCTTCGCTTCTCCTGCTCGGGGTGCTGAAGGCATCTCCGCCCACCTTTGCTCCATGAAGGCTCCTGGACCTGGCAGGAGGCCGGTGGGAGATCTGTGCTCCTGCAGGTGGGTGTTCAGGTGGGTCTGGGACTCGGGCAGATGCCTCTCACTgtgcctctgctccccagctgtgctcagccttCTCCACACCATTCCTGGGATGGGAGAGAGCCCAACTTGCCGTTAATTTAACCCAAACCTTCAGCTTAAGCCTTGAAACCCCTTTATAATTCACTGATCACCAAGACCCCTTGCTAAAGATCTGTTCATGTGTTGCCTGTGCCCTGCtactcctctgctccagctctccaggctctcctgcctccttttAGATAATTCCCATCCCATTGGAGCAGTCAGTGCCTCTCCCAGTACTCTCCCATCTCCCATCTGGacaagctggagctgcagcccgcACTGAGAATGGGTTATCCCAACCCTGCTCTCAGGAGCTTTCCAGAACACTGATCCCCTCCTCTCTGACATTCCCATGGCAGCTCCATCAGCCCTGCTTTACCTCCAAGGACAACCTGGCTTCATGCTGAAGGACATTCCCATGGCCTGCAATCCCGTGGGATCATTGCATGGCGGATTCACACCATCaccacccagctctggggctcccTGGTCCTTCCACCTTCTGGAAAATCAGGGGTCTGAGGGTCTTTGAGGTCCATAGGGACAGGCAGGACCCCACAGTGTATCAAGGGGTTGGGATCACATCCAGCTTTTTGCAGGTGTTGGCTTCCCAATAGGATGTTCCATGCTGGCAGTGCAACTGCTGTCAGCGCCAAGCTCCTGTATTTTCAGGATAATCCTCTTCCCTGGTTCTCCCAGTAAAGGGGATCGTGTCAGGTCTGGAGCCTGGGACCAGGCCATGTCTCCACAGCTCTTTCACAGATCTATTTTCTCCGGCAGGAAGTCTCTGCTTTCTGTCCCAAAGCAATAGGTTTTTCCAGGGAGATTTAAAAGGGACTCTTCCCAACTCTGACACCTGCAGGCAAGCCAACATTCCCGTGAATACcttcacagctccagccccggGCTCAACTCCTTCGGAAAGGGATGCGAGGTCCAGTCTGGCTCTAAATGACCACAGTGTTCTGAGCTTGGTGGCCCCGTTTATCCGGAGAGTCCAAAGCTTCCCACATCCAGCAGGCCACCAGCCTGGGTGCCCAGGAGGTG is from Corvus moneduloides isolate bCorMon1 chromosome 5, bCorMon1.pri, whole genome shotgun sequence and encodes:
- the LZTS3 gene encoding leucine zipper putative tumor suppressor 3 isoform X2 gives rise to the protein MATLETLPVLSDPAYPSPENFHGFAPRYSQTIPKSAMGSVGSGVANDQEFAMKSVGTRTQSSGRQTEGPRNGYSTREISNRYSGEEKTYKSEKVSNSLYINGDLRKSEKVKMDICGNVTTNNEKNLPPPPQYREPSNPPKILPISGKLDQNLCPPQSNGMAENRKSLNHANSNSPSAPKGGLDKSSLNRTTNQGGGLSDSGRNSLTSLPTYGTGYSQHVGPMSASTSHINRIGTTYVEKNIVGYNGISTSDSGRSSSKSTSSFNRLNHLNETMPFHSPSTDDIIQDLEDRLWEKEQEVLQMRRNLDKSEAAIFQVFEEKQKIWEREMEDLRQNYANKLQQVSKKAQRAQQALQLQIFKLQQEKKKLQDDMGQLLQQREELEKKFVAFKKEQAEFLPKIEETKWEVCQKAGEISLLKQQLKDSQADVSQKLNEIVGLRSQLKEGKNFLREKEEQILTLKDSYSSKSVNLEICESELQRKMSEVQVLREKLNHCELEVSGLKRTLASMGPAGPFGGDLGEKLRDPLACESDEAKMQRQSEDSVNTLRREVERLQTELKLERQQREQQVMDFEEERRTWQEEKEKVIKYQKQLQLNYVEMYQKNQLLEHKVNEMNTKTTSPPHTEEKKTWTPSRLERIESTEI
- the LZTS3 gene encoding leucine zipper putative tumor suppressor 3 isoform X1; translation: MATLETLPVLSDPAYPSPENFHGFAPRYSQTIPKSAMGSVGSGVANDQEFAMKSVGTRTQSSGRQTEGPRNGYSTREISNRYSGEEKTYKSEKVSNSLYINGDLRKSEKVKMDICGNVTTNNEKNLPPPPQYREPSNPPKILPISGKLDQSNEPLVRPSAFKPVVPKNFHSMQNLCPPQSNGMAENRKSLNHANSNSPSAPKGGLDKSSLNRTTNQGGGLSDSGRNSLTSLPTYGTGYSQHVGPMSASTSHINRIGTTYVEKNIVGYNGISTSDSGRSSSKSTSSFNRLNHLNETMPFHSPSTDDIIQDLEDRLWEKEQEVLQMRRNLDKSEAAIFQVFEEKQKIWEREMEDLRQNYANKLQQVSKKAQRAQQALQLQIFKLQQEKKKLQDDMGQLLQQREELEKKFVAFKKEQAEFLPKIEETKWEVCQKAGEISLLKQQLKDSQADVSQKLNEIVGLRSQLKEGKNFLREKEEQILTLKDSYSSKSVNLEICESELQRKMSEVQVLREKLNHCELEVSGLKRTLASMGPAGPFGGDLGEKLRDPLACESDEAKMQRQSEDSVNTLRREVERLQTELKLERQQREQQVMDFEEERRTWQEEKEKVIKYQKQLQLNYVEMYQKNQLLEHKVNEMNTKTTSPPHTEEKKTWTPSRLERIESTEI